In the genome of Nonomuraea sp. NBC_00507, the window CGACATTCACGCCTGGGTCGGGTACGAGGCGCAGGCCGCCGTGCTCGCCTACCTGCTGGAGCGCGAGCTGGGCTACAAGGTGAACAAGCGGAAGGAGAAGGAAGACCAGTCCTGGCGGGATTTCGAATCCGGCAAGGTCGATGTGATCATCGAAAACTGGGGCCATCCGGACCTGAAGAAGGAGTACATCGAGGAGAAGAAGGTGGCCCTGTCGGCCGGTCTCACCGGGAACAAGGGGGTGATCGGCTGGTACGTCCCCGAGTGGATGGTCAAGAAATATCCCGACATTACGGACTACCGAAACCTCGATAAGTACGCACACCTCTTCCGGACCGAGAAGACCGGAAACGCCGGGCAAATCCTGGATGGCGATCCGACGTTCGTCACCAATGACGAGGCTCTCGTGAAGAACCTCGGGCTGAATTACAAGGTCGTCTACTCCGGCAGCGAGGATGCGTTGATCAAGGCGGCGCAGAATGCCACCCGGAACCGGACGCCCCTTTTGATGTATTTCTACGAGCCGCAATGGCTGTTCACCAAGGTCAAACTCGTGAAGATCGCGCTCCCCCCGTACGCCGTGGGTTGCGACGCGGACGCGCGGAAGGTGGCCTGCGACTACCCGCCGTACCTGCTCGACAAGATCGTCAGTAAGCGGTTCGCGGAGAACGGCGGCAAGGCGTACGAGCTGGTCCGCAACTTCACCTGGACCAACGACGACCAGAACGCGGTCGCCGGCGCCATGATCAACGAGAAGCTGACCGCCGAAGAGGCCGCGGCCCGGTGGGTGGCGGAGAACAAGATCGTGTGGAAGGACTGGATCCCCCGCTGAGGTCCGGCTTGCGTGCCGCACGCCCTCGGCGACGACCTCTCAGGGCGAAGTAAGCCTTGCCCGCTGGCTGACCAGGGCCTCGATGCCGTCGAGCACGCGCTGCAGGCCGAACTCGAAGGCGTGCTCCGGGCTGTAGGCCGCGTTGAGCGCCTCGCCGGCCGCCTGGCCCACCCTGGCGGCCGTGGGGAAGCGCCCGGGGTCGGCGATCAGGCTGAGGAAGGGCGCGTGCGCGGCCCACCATTGCTCGTCGGTCATCCCCGTCTGGCTCTCGGCCTGCGCGGCGTCCACCGCCCCTCTGGCCGCCCCGTGCACGAAGCCGGTGATCAGCGTGATCACCGAGTCCATCTCCAGGTCTGTCAGGCCGATGCCGTCCACGGCACGCAAC includes:
- a CDS encoding ABC transporter substrate-binding protein; its protein translation is MRLKTFVGPLVAALLLTACTGEEPVTSAGSKGTVNLDIHAWVGYEAQAAVLAYLLERELGYKVNKRKEKEDQSWRDFESGKVDVIIENWGHPDLKKEYIEEKKVALSAGLTGNKGVIGWYVPEWMVKKYPDITDYRNLDKYAHLFRTEKTGNAGQILDGDPTFVTNDEALVKNLGLNYKVVYSGSEDALIKAAQNATRNRTPLLMYFYEPQWLFTKVKLVKIALPPYAVGCDADARKVACDYPPYLLDKIVSKRFAENGGKAYELVRNFTWTNDDQNAVAGAMINEKLTAEEAAARWVAENKIVWKDWIPR